The Sabethes cyaneus chromosome 1, idSabCyanKW18_F2, whole genome shotgun sequence DNA segment agttagacaaatttttcaaaagtatccaattttttttttgtaaaactcaaacaaaattaaattctacgcataattttgaataaattttcacatataaacttttttcttaattccagccgttctcaagttatcgCAAATTTAAATGTTTCTTTAATAATCGGCACTTCATTCTCAGAAATGAAATCTTCCGGACTTATTCAATTCTTTTTAACCGCACCGATAAAAAAACAATGATAgattattaatttttctttctttaataCATAGATTTATTACAGGTTATATTTTTTGAATAGATTATATATTTTGGGTACTTCATTGGTActagaaaataattttgatgccatttgattggttgaaataggaataaacaatgatatttttgaGTACCTGGGATTGATTTGACTTACTTATAAATAGTATCGAATTCCTAATTTGCGTCGAAGTGCGTATAGCAGCCCTTGTTCAACAACCAACGTGGAACGAGAAACGAGGGTataaatgtatgttccgccataactccggaatgcCTGGACGGCTTAGTACCggtttataaaaaataataattttaaacttattcaaaaaaaaaaacaggttttttatttttcccGAGCAGTAAAGAATCAGTGAGGAGTCAGACGCCAATAgccaaaaaagataaaatttaaataaaaagctTTTTCGAATGTAGGAAGTATCAAGAGAATTGAATTTTAGACTTTTCATATTCAATGTCTGCCATAACTTCCTCTAAGTTATAgtccaacaacaaaaaaattaaaaattgtctaTTATCTGTTAACTCTACTTTTCAGGTCACCCAATATACTTTGGCCAAGGATGTTATCAGTCTCTCTAAAAAGCAGTTTGTAGATGCAGAGAGTTTTCAAACAGCACCTTTGGTTATTCTAAACAGTTTTAGTGGAGAAGGGAACCATCTTAAGCTAATGGCATCTACGTTTCAAAATATGTTTCCTCCGATCAATCTATCCACTGTAAGGCATGATTGCAACAAAACTttataaaaacttttttaacaaTTGCTCATATATTTTTAATACAGGTTAAATTAGCTTCGCTTAAGCGCTGTGTTCTGCTATCATATAATCCTGTCTCAAAACTGATTGATCTTCGCCATTATGCAGTCACTGTAGTTCCTGTTAACCTCAACAAAGGCGTTAAGAAAGTGGTTACTCGTAACATACCAAACATGGCCAAATTCGAAGACATCGCTGACTTTGTTGAGAAAGGTTATTTGCTGTCTGATTCGGAATTCGATGATAATGAGACGCATGTTGTTTTACCACAAAATTTGCGCCGCGGTAATTTAGCAGATAATAAATCCTCCTTGAGACTTCAGGAAATTGGCCCTCGCTTAACAATGCGACTCATGAAAATCGAAGAAGATTTGTTAACCGGAGAAGTACTATACCATGATTATATCGAGAAAAGCGCGGTTGAGGTAGAGGAGGTACGTAAAAAACGAGCAATGAAAAAACGCCTTAAGGAACAACGTAAATTACAAcaagagaaaaataagaaaaagaaagaagcgGAAAAGATCGAACATAAGGCAAAGACATCGGGTGGAAAGCTTACTGATCATGATCGACAATTGCTCAAAGATGCTGAAGAAGCTATTGGTAACGAATCAGAAGAAGATGATAGCCGGTACTATCAAGAGGCAGTCGGAGAAGCTCCTGACAAAGAACTTTTTGAAGGACAAAGCGGTACTCGAAAAAGGCCATTTATTCCAAAGGCCTGCCaattttcattaaaaccaaaaaaaccaCGGATGGACAAAGGGAATAAATATAACGAAGACGAATCAGAACAGCATTATCGAAGTGGTCATCCAAAAGATAGAAAACAAAAGGTTAACAAAGCGAAGAAACCTGGTAAACATTTGCTGAAACATTACAAAGAAAAGTTTAACTATACTGGACGGAAAAAGGAGAAAACTGGTGCTGTAAAATCTAAATTTAAAACAGGTAAAAGGAAAGCATAAGCTTTAATTGATATATTTGGTAAAATATATAGACATAAATTCATTTATGATAAATATCACTGTTGAACGAAAATTGGATTATTTTTCTCAATAAAATGACTAACCATTATGTTTAGTATACCATAATATATACCTACTCAGTCAACGCTCATTCTACGCCACAATCATGTTAATTACATTCCGATTTAAACTACACTTCTCGTTTCTCGTTCttgaatctcgttttacgttaaTTATTGAGGGTACATAAAAAAATCGGTCGCAGAAAAAGAGGTCGTTAATTCGTATTTTGGacggaagaaaaaaatattatttcgaATTTGCTGAAATCACCTCATGGTATTTGGCGAGgacataaattcaaattttggacgtgaaAGAGAGGATGTAAATTCAAAGAGgacgtcaattcaaatttttaaaagtGTATGaacaaatcacgtaaaatgaatggacataAAAGAGATTATAGTGTACCTGTATGCCTAAGTATTCCAAATTGAAATTATTGCAGCTTCgatgtagagtgactatatacagagtggcgacgtgtcatcccaaaagtatgcaatgcgtattttctttctctttcctgcattcgcgttggattggtcgtctgcttGATTGGAATGACATCAtcaattatcattccaattttgacattgtcgcaactctatatatagtcactctacttcgATGAAGTTAAAAGAAATTTTGAACTCCAGTgtatcatctatacctataaaaatggatttctgtctggttgtctatctgtccgtatgttccttatagaatcgaaaactactgaaccgatcggcgtgaaaatttgcatgtagggattgTTGGgactagggaaggttcttataatggttagaaacccctccccccattaagagggggggctcccatacaaatgaaacacaaatttctgtattcgcatttgtatgggagctgcaaattttcacgccgatcggttcagtagttttcgattatatAAGCGAAGTTGCAGTTGCAGCAGCAAAGTATGCAAGCGAGAGGTGCTACAAGTAAACCCAGTGAACTCCAAAATCTGCAGAGTAGTGGATTGGGCGCGACTCCAAAACTACGACAGCAGTCAGTAGAGGTAGGTGCGAAATGTACTGTTCCGGTACCATCGATAGAAGATCGACGAGATTCCGTGCCGTTAGCGAGTTCAGCGGCAGATGGTGTTAATATCGGTAAAGGTGACAGGGCTTCCGTGGCATCGTCGAAGCAATCAAAACGTTCAGC contains these protein-coding regions:
- the LOC128735896 gene encoding protein Peter pan, yielding MRKKGSRSRKSKVKSVTPVLEEPTALKNAPHTFVIHRGDKCSSVTALSRDFRHIMEPFTATSLRERRVNKIKDFVHLSGFFHVSHMCIFSLTPQTLSFKVIRMPKGPTLTFKVTQYTLAKDVISLSKKQFVDAESFQTAPLVILNSFSGEGNHLKLMASTFQNMFPPINLSTVKLASLKRCVLLSYNPVSKLIDLRHYAVTVVPVNLNKGVKKVVTRNIPNMAKFEDIADFVEKGYLLSDSEFDDNETHVVLPQNLRRGNLADNKSSLRLQEIGPRLTMRLMKIEEDLLTGEVLYHDYIEKSAVEVEEVRKKRAMKKRLKEQRKLQQEKNKKKKEAEKIEHKAKTSGGKLTDHDRQLLKDAEEAIGNESEEDDSRYYQEAVGEAPDKELFEGQSGTRKRPFIPKACQFSLKPKKPRMDKGNKYNEDESEQHYRSGHPKDRKQKVNKAKKPGKHLLKHYKEKFNYTGRKKEKTGAVKSKFKTGKRKA